One Coffea arabica cultivar ET-39 chromosome 5c, Coffea Arabica ET-39 HiFi, whole genome shotgun sequence DNA window includes the following coding sequences:
- the LOC113690316 gene encoding cytochrome P450 CYP72A219 has product METPYGVSMFIVYSSCLLLLVVAVSWKALNWVWFRPKKLEKRLKEQGFRGNPYKLLHGDFKEMSTLYTEAQSKNLNLSDDIVPRVIPQYLGAVKKYGKNTYLWFGPTPAVVIMDPNLIKAVTQKIDDFWKLPVNPLGRLVAQGLVSYEGEKWAKQRKLLNPAFHVEKLKLMLPAFYKSASEMVTKWENVVSPKGLAEVDVWPNLKALTSDAISRTAFGSNYEEGRRIFELQREQTEDVMEAARSVYINIPGFRFLPTKRNRRMKQIAIEVNGSVREMINTRRKAMRAGEAGSDDLLGLMLQSNSQEIEKHGNKDFGMTTEEIVDECKLFYFAGQETTSAFLVWTMVLLCRYPEWQARAREEVLQQFGTKDPDFDGLNHLKIVTMILHEVLRLWPPLATMSRRTIEETKLGNLTLPAGVQLTLPILLMHHDPDMWGEDVKEFKPERFAEGVSHATKGQALAYFPFGWGPRTCIGQNFAMLQAKLAMSMILQRFSFELSPSYTHAPRTALLALVQPQHGAHLILQKI; this is encoded by the exons aTGGAAACCCCCTATGGTGTATCAATGTTTATTGTGTATTCTTCTTGTCTTCTTCTTCTGGTAGTAGCAGTATCATGGAAAGCTTTGAACTGGGTATGGTTTAGGCCGAAGAAGCTGGAGAAACGTCTGAAAGAGCAAGGTTTCAGGGGAAACCCTTACAAGCTGCTCCATGGAGACTTCAAAGAGATGTCAACCCTATACACAGAAGCCCAATCCAAGAATCTTAATCTCTCCGACGACATCGTACCAAGAGTTATTCCTCAATATCTTGGAGCCGTTAAGAAATATG GTAAAAATACATATTTATGGTTTGGGCCGACACCTGCCGTGGTGATCATGGACCCTAATCTAATAAAGGCAGTTACACAAAAGATTGATGATTTCTGGAAGCTCCCTGTTAATCCACTCGGCAGACTTGTGGCTCAAGGACTAGTGAGCTATGAGGGAGAAAAATGGGCCAAACAGAGAAAGCTCCTCAACCCAGCTTTCCACGTTGAGAAATTGAAG CTTATGCTTCCAGCCTTTTATAAAAGTGCAAGTGAGATGGTGACGAAATGGGAGAATGTTGTTTCACCAAAGGGGTTGGCTGAAGTGGATGTTTGGCCCAATCTTAAAGCTCTTACCAGCGATGCAATTTCTCGTACAGCATTTGGCAGCAACTATGAAGAAGGAAGAAGGATCTTTGAGCTCCAGAGAGAGCAAACTGAGGATGTGATGGAGGCAGCACGGTCGGTGTACATCAACATCCCAGGATTTAG gttcttgccaACCAAGAGGAACAGAAGAATGAAACAGATTGCCATAGAAGTTAATGGTTCAGTTAGGGAAATGATCAACACAAGAAGAAAGGCAATGAGAGCAGGAGAAGCCGGCTCTGATGACTTGTTGGGATTAATGCTTCAATCCAATTCTCAAGAAATCGAGAAGCATGGAAACAAGGACTTTGGTATGACTACCGAAGAAATTGTTGATGAGTGCAAGCTGTTCTATTTTGCTGGCCAGGAGACTACTTCTGCATTTCTTGTCTGGACAATGGTCTTACTGTGCAGGTACCCCGAATGGCAGGCACGTGCTAGAGAGGAGGTCTTGCAACAATTTGGAACTAAGGATCCGGACTTTGATGGGctaaatcacctcaaaatt GTCACCATGATCTTGCATGAGGTTTTAAGGTTGTGGCCACCATTGGCTACAATGAGTCGAAGAACTATTGAAGAAACTAAATTAGGAAATTTAACTCTCCCGGCTGGAGTGCAACTCACCTTACCAATATTGCTGATGCATCATGACCCTGATATGTGGGGCGAGGACGTGAAGGAATTCAAGCCTGAGAGGTTTGCTGAAGGAGTATCACATGCAACAAAGGGCCAGGCACTTGCATACTTTCCATTTGGCTGGGGACCTCGCACTTGCATTGGACAAAATTTTGCCATGTTGCAAGCAAAACTGGCAATGTCTATGATTCTGCAACGCTTCTCCTTTGAACTCTCGCCATCTTATACTCATGCTCCTCGAACAGCCTTATTAGCACTAGTTCAACCCCAGCATGGAGCTCACTTGATTTTGCAGAAGATATGA